A genomic region of Gemmata massiliana contains the following coding sequences:
- a CDS encoding transposase: protein MLARHAISDADWDRVTGLVPSHGPKNEPRRFVDAVSFVARTGIPWRDRPERFGHWNGVWRRFDRWPRLVCGRACSRHSRTRTWSAGSWSPR, encoded by the coding sequence GTGCTTGCCCGCCATGCGATTTCGGATGCGGATTGGGACCGGGTCACGGGTCTGGTACCGAGCCACGGTCCGAAGAACGAGCCCCGGCGGTTCGTGGATGCGGTGTCGTTCGTGGCCCGAACCGGGATCCCGTGGCGCGACCGGCCCGAGCGGTTCGGCCATTGGAACGGGGTGTGGCGCCGGTTCGATCGGTGGCCCCGGCTGGTGTGTGGCCGCGCGTGTTCGAGGCACTCCAGGACCCGGACCTGGAGTGCCGGATCTTGGAGCCCACGGTGA
- a CDS encoding WD40 repeat domain-containing serine/threonine protein kinase, which translates to MSAPATATDFLTLVKKSGVLNEKQFSEQFPDAHELPADPTECANTLIRAGLLTTFQARQILAGKFRGLVLGVYKILRPLGQGGMGVVYLGEHMSLHRRVALKVLPAKNARDQVTVERFMREARATAALDHPNIVRLHDVCQGAGVHFLVMELVEGKDLQTLLSETGPLHFATAVSYIAQAAAGLQHAHSKGIVHRDIKPANLMITKDGSVKILDMGLARSFLNENDNLTGALGEDGEALGTIDFVAPEQALGQAVDERADMYSLGATLYSLVTGHPPFKGSRAQILMQHQMSAPPQLSKTLKVAAPQTLNDVIAKMMAKKKGDRFQSADEVIDALSPWLPAPRSSNNVQQDALSTQDLRDAGVPTQTARSTTRKGKKSKKRQAARQNRKKWYAIGGAGAAVLVLGILVAVLGGGKKSATAGSGAGSGTGSQANVTEESQTVLTTVAPVNDVVLSLDGTRFAAVDWSGNLFYGRTADLQKRSTVTIQGDLRCCTGTADGRYIVFGGIQAPVYVYDWDTGQKVREFIGHSDTTWGAAVSRSGKLLLTCGSDGEVLLRDFATGTLIRKHEFEAKQVWSVAFSPDDTKIVASCGQGPTDGESYQIRIWDVATGQELQRLTGHTRDVRWVTFSPDGRTLASAGFDGTVRLWDLARGKEISSINAHNNYAERVFFLPGGKRVASCGAFPPNDPAYGGLRVWDVTSGQQVRTWRGFDARGLIGLAVSPDGTYALASSREKTVRLWKFSF; encoded by the coding sequence ATGAGCGCCCCTGCCACCGCAACCGATTTCCTGACGTTAGTTAAGAAAAGTGGTGTCCTTAACGAAAAGCAGTTCTCGGAGCAGTTCCCCGACGCGCACGAACTACCGGCCGATCCCACAGAGTGCGCGAACACGCTCATCCGGGCGGGCCTTCTGACTACGTTCCAGGCCCGGCAGATCTTGGCCGGGAAGTTCCGCGGGTTGGTGCTCGGCGTGTACAAAATTTTGCGCCCACTCGGTCAGGGCGGGATGGGGGTCGTGTATCTTGGCGAACACATGAGTCTTCACCGGCGGGTGGCTCTGAAAGTGCTCCCCGCGAAGAACGCCCGGGACCAAGTTACGGTTGAGCGGTTCATGAGGGAGGCCCGCGCGACGGCCGCCCTCGACCACCCGAACATTGTCCGCCTGCACGACGTCTGCCAGGGGGCTGGGGTCCACTTCCTCGTCATGGAACTCGTCGAAGGGAAGGATCTGCAGACCCTCTTATCAGAAACGGGGCCGCTCCACTTCGCCACCGCGGTCTCGTACATCGCCCAGGCCGCTGCGGGGCTCCAGCACGCCCACAGTAAGGGCATCGTGCATCGGGACATCAAACCGGCGAACTTAATGATTACCAAGGACGGGAGCGTCAAGATCCTCGACATGGGTCTCGCCCGGTCGTTCCTGAACGAGAACGACAACCTGACCGGCGCGCTCGGCGAGGACGGCGAGGCCCTCGGGACGATCGACTTCGTCGCGCCCGAACAGGCGCTCGGTCAGGCGGTTGATGAGCGCGCCGACATGTACAGCCTCGGGGCCACGCTGTATTCCCTCGTTACCGGCCACCCCCCCTTTAAAGGGTCGCGCGCGCAAATCCTGATGCAGCACCAAATGTCCGCCCCGCCCCAGTTGTCGAAGACCCTCAAGGTGGCCGCCCCGCAGACCCTCAACGACGTCATCGCCAAGATGATGGCAAAAAAGAAGGGCGACCGGTTCCAGTCCGCCGACGAGGTGATCGACGCCCTCAGCCCGTGGCTCCCCGCTCCCCGGTCCAGCAATAACGTACAACAGGACGCGCTCAGTACCCAGGATCTGCGGGACGCCGGGGTACCGACCCAAACGGCACGGTCCACGACCCGAAAGGGGAAGAAGAGTAAGAAGCGTCAGGCCGCGCGGCAGAACCGGAAGAAGTGGTACGCGATCGGCGGCGCCGGGGCCGCGGTTCTCGTGCTCGGGATCTTGGTCGCGGTCCTGGGCGGGGGCAAAAAGTCCGCGACCGCCGGGAGTGGCGCTGGGTCAGGCACCGGCTCCCAAGCTAACGTTACCGAGGAATCGCAGACGGTACTGACGACGGTCGCACCGGTCAACGACGTGGTTCTGTCCCTGGACGGGACCAGGTTCGCTGCCGTCGACTGGTCGGGGAACCTGTTTTATGGGCGCACGGCGGACCTGCAAAAACGGAGCACGGTCACGATTCAGGGGGACTTGCGCTGTTGCACCGGCACGGCAGACGGCCGGTACATCGTGTTCGGCGGTATCCAGGCGCCGGTCTACGTGTACGATTGGGACACCGGCCAAAAGGTACGCGAGTTCATCGGGCACTCCGATACGACTTGGGGCGCGGCGGTGTCGCGATCGGGAAAACTGCTGCTGACGTGCGGGAGCGACGGCGAGGTGCTCCTGCGCGACTTCGCCACGGGAACCCTGATCCGCAAGCACGAATTCGAAGCCAAACAGGTCTGGTCGGTGGCCTTTTCGCCGGACGATACGAAAATCGTCGCTTCCTGCGGTCAGGGGCCGACCGACGGCGAGTCCTATCAAATCCGGATCTGGGATGTGGCGACCGGGCAAGAGCTCCAACGGCTCACCGGGCACACCCGGGACGTTCGGTGGGTGACGTTCTCGCCAGACGGTCGGACCCTCGCCTCCGCCGGGTTCGACGGCACAGTCCGCTTGTGGGATCTCGCGCGCGGCAAAGAGATCAGCTCCATCAACGCACACAATAACTACGCCGAACGGGTGTTCTTCCTCCCGGGCGGGAAGCGCGTCGCGTCGTGCGGCGCCTTTCCCCCCAACGATCCCGCGTACGGCGGGCTCCGCGTCTGGGACGTCACGAGCGGGCAACAGGTTCGGACGTGGCGCGGGTTCGATGCGCGGGGGCTGATCGGATTGGCTGTCTCTCCGGACGGAACCTACGCCCTCGCCAGCAGCCGGGAAAAGACCGTGCGCCTTTGGAAGTTCTCGTTCTGA
- a CDS encoding DUF3817 domain-containing protein, whose product MWNSPVGRVRAAGLVEGVSALILFFVAMPLKYLSGMPELGKEVVFWVGAIHGGLFVAYALITFTAWGQGALRARHVGMAAVASIIPFGPFVIDRKLKAFEDANAPAAPVA is encoded by the coding sequence GTGTGGAATTCACCGGTCGGGCGGGTCCGCGCCGCGGGCCTCGTTGAAGGCGTTTCGGCGCTGATCCTGTTTTTCGTCGCGATGCCGCTGAAGTACCTCTCCGGGATGCCGGAGCTGGGCAAAGAAGTGGTGTTCTGGGTGGGCGCGATCCACGGCGGGCTGTTCGTCGCCTACGCGCTCATCACGTTTACCGCGTGGGGACAGGGCGCGCTGCGGGCGAGGCACGTCGGAATGGCCGCGGTCGCGTCGATTATCCCGTTCGGGCCGTTCGTCATCGACCGCAAGCTGAAGGCGTTTGAAGACGCCAACGCCCCCGCCGCGCCGGTGGCGTAA
- a CDS encoding phosphodiester glycosidase family protein: MRSVLLVAFLTASAGFSAGADEPFASPPSWKPLFVGIERTDLSAESPRLMKGHAVRIDLTAPGIEFLATPGNGDRPGETDGLKTSTFLKRHKLQLAINAAPFAPIHKDEEKEQDVVGVQVSRGKLVSPGQEKLPALLLRKDNKATIAAPPFNFEGIENAVGGFHIVLKKGEVIVGDKSIHPRTAAGVTTDGKTLVFLVIDGRQKEFSDGAMTNEVGAWLKALGCTEGINLDGGGTTALVVEGADGAPTVVNRPIHANKPGTERVAASHLGVYARPLPKK, translated from the coding sequence ATGCGATCCGTCCTTTTGGTGGCGTTTTTGACCGCGTCCGCCGGGTTTTCTGCGGGCGCCGATGAGCCGTTCGCGAGTCCCCCGTCGTGGAAGCCGCTCTTTGTCGGGATCGAGCGGACCGACCTGAGCGCGGAGAGCCCCCGGCTCATGAAGGGGCACGCGGTCCGCATTGATCTCACCGCGCCCGGGATCGAGTTCCTGGCGACGCCCGGCAACGGGGACCGGCCAGGCGAAACCGACGGGCTGAAGACCAGCACTTTCCTGAAGCGCCACAAACTGCAACTCGCGATCAACGCGGCACCGTTCGCGCCGATCCACAAGGACGAGGAGAAGGAGCAGGACGTGGTCGGGGTTCAGGTCAGCCGCGGGAAGTTAGTTTCGCCCGGTCAGGAGAAACTGCCCGCACTGTTGCTCAGGAAGGACAACAAGGCGACGATCGCGGCCCCACCGTTCAACTTCGAGGGGATCGAGAACGCGGTTGGCGGGTTCCACATCGTTCTGAAGAAGGGTGAAGTGATTGTCGGAGACAAGTCGATCCACCCGCGTACCGCCGCGGGCGTTACCACGGACGGTAAGACGCTTGTGTTTCTTGTGATCGACGGGCGCCAGAAGGAGTTCAGCGACGGCGCGATGACGAACGAGGTGGGTGCGTGGTTGAAGGCGCTCGGCTGCACGGAGGGCATCAACCTCGACGGCGGCGGCACGACCGCGCTCGTGGTGGAAGGCGCGGACGGGGCGCCGACCGTCGTGAACCGCCCGATCCACGCGAACAAGCCCGGAACGGAGCGGGTCGCGGCGAGCCACCTCGGGGTTTACGCCCGCCCGCTGCCAAAAAAGTGA
- the lysA gene encoding diaminopimelate decarboxylase, whose translation MDHFDYRDRTLYCEDVPVPELAEKYGTPLYVYSQATLLDRLKEVQTAFTEVKPVICYSVKANGNLSIARLMGQNGAGFDVTSQGEFQRALKAGPTGSKIVFAGVGKSDAEIEFALKNDVFLFDVESEQELHAIGAVAQKLGVKAPVALRVNPDLPPKTHVKTDTSVKGVKFGLDIETIVDVAKGVVGHPGLAVVGLHMHLGSPILKAEPYRMGAEKGVALIKQFRAQGHDIKFLNMGGGFGINYRKDEAKPASAFAEVIIPAVKESGCQLILEPGRFIAGNAAILLSRVVFTKSTGGKHYIIQDAAMNDLIRPTLYGSFHRIWPVTPSTEVPVRPDVNGDPDDPNPFRAMPNCFTQDVVGPVCESGDYLAKDRPLPGVKRGDLLAVFSAGAYGMAMASNYNSRVRAAEVLVTGRTHRLIRRRETFADLVACEEDCLT comes from the coding sequence ATGGACCACTTCGATTACCGCGACCGCACACTGTACTGCGAGGACGTCCCCGTTCCCGAGCTGGCCGAGAAGTACGGCACCCCGCTGTACGTCTACTCGCAAGCCACGCTCCTCGACCGTTTGAAAGAAGTGCAGACCGCGTTCACAGAGGTCAAACCGGTCATCTGCTACAGCGTGAAGGCCAACGGGAACCTGAGCATCGCCCGGCTCATGGGCCAGAACGGGGCCGGGTTCGACGTCACGTCCCAGGGCGAGTTCCAGCGCGCGCTCAAGGCGGGACCGACCGGGTCGAAGATCGTGTTTGCGGGCGTGGGGAAGTCCGACGCCGAGATCGAGTTCGCCCTGAAGAACGACGTGTTCCTCTTCGACGTGGAGAGCGAACAGGAGCTGCACGCGATCGGTGCCGTGGCTCAGAAACTCGGTGTGAAGGCGCCGGTCGCGCTCCGCGTGAACCCGGACCTGCCGCCGAAGACGCACGTCAAGACCGACACGTCCGTCAAGGGCGTCAAGTTCGGCCTCGACATCGAAACCATCGTGGACGTTGCGAAGGGCGTGGTCGGGCACCCGGGGCTCGCCGTCGTCGGACTGCACATGCACCTCGGGTCGCCGATTCTGAAGGCCGAACCGTACCGCATGGGGGCCGAAAAGGGGGTGGCGCTCATCAAGCAGTTCCGCGCCCAGGGGCACGACATCAAGTTCCTGAACATGGGCGGCGGGTTCGGGATCAACTACCGCAAGGACGAGGCGAAGCCCGCCAGCGCGTTCGCCGAGGTCATCATCCCCGCGGTGAAGGAATCGGGGTGCCAGCTCATCCTCGAACCGGGCCGCTTCATCGCCGGTAACGCGGCGATCCTGCTCAGCCGGGTGGTGTTCACCAAGTCCACCGGCGGGAAGCACTACATCATCCAGGACGCGGCGATGAACGACCTCATTCGCCCCACGCTGTACGGCTCGTTCCACCGCATCTGGCCGGTGACCCCCTCTACGGAGGTGCCCGTCCGCCCCGATGTGAACGGCGACCCGGACGACCCGAACCCGTTCCGCGCGATGCCCAACTGCTTCACCCAGGACGTGGTCGGGCCGGTGTGCGAGAGCGGCGACTACCTCGCCAAGGACCGCCCGCTGCCCGGCGTGAAGCGCGGTGACCTGCTCGCGGTCTTCTCGGCCGGCGCCTACGGCATGGCGATGGCCTCGAACTACAACTCGCGCGTCCGGGCCGCGGAGGTGCTCGTTACAGGCCGCACACATCGACTGATCCGCCGCCGCGAGACGTTCGCGGACCTCGTCGCGTGTGAAGAGGATTGCTTAACTTGA
- a CDS encoding response regulator, producing the protein MRTASFLALALVLALVLDSRDATAQPPKAPVFKPTEIYDKLRTTIDEGKFDVTGIYLDEFLKSNPPDADLLEIERKYGTTTFQALRTIPKYSDDPATEKKIRANIEELNKRAQAAAGKLLYTKERVNKYIANLGKTPEEKEFAQLELKRTGDYAIPYLIEAIRTNPDPDLYSGIIETIPVLEAPTMAGWVAALDGLPADRQYGILSAMAKRRDALNLLQNAQTDFTPNLWRILSGPRSASPTLYDLAEQLVNKVVPGAKADTKRPEAELTALARKFYDRKARFLGVRNNSDGSSPRVPVWVTVDRGGLISITRLDVPVSQAEEYYGLRYARWVLDTKPDYEPAQALILALASERAVERARGGNLAVTEPTAYKLLADAPSSLLTELLTRGLNEKRTALVLATVQALGDRADREAATPPAGTAGKPSLLVRALSYPDHAVQFAAATALLRSPVPVPASAKPAIVEALRRAAATDSGKVGSAKGTVLLADPSKFRGDANASILYGMGYDVEQFTSGRDLLRRVARASDFDLIFIDRHTPNPELIDLISQLTSDTRTAARPVFVIASSDKPKAPTFDQLLVRTGAIIAATGNATISLPPAYIPDPQHSPDEQNRRLQEVQRAREQVVYRAAAERAQRLHRIVDTLSLTLNENQKLLLDLRIQLMTYSILAAEIPVWAGAIPEITVAASQIAAAEIARLQKQIALQPASAAYGTAVASSDLMKLLERFEPDVAKNKASQDRYDFIRSHVDPEELGITIETFRDQAAEARLTRMFKSYPEVKIIPEPYSKLGLESEFKTLYADPMMIPRDPAVKKADARTAIEFIRLMAIGDLPGYELKTTEGELRDAVVLNPDPDIASTAIDALERFKSAAAQQAILQLATKKIGAPPVSLRRKAADAVIRHIRANGKAVTPELVNEVVEQSTPEATPDAELRAKFLTLKGMLAFKAGDFTSQLKGYSPPIVPPEPKKEAEKKEPEQKEPEKKEPEQKDPPPPE; encoded by the coding sequence GTGAGAACCGCTTCGTTCCTCGCCCTCGCTTTGGTTCTCGCGCTGGTGCTCGACTCGCGCGACGCGACCGCGCAGCCGCCCAAGGCGCCGGTGTTCAAACCGACCGAGATCTACGACAAACTCCGCACCACGATCGACGAGGGGAAGTTCGACGTCACGGGGATCTACCTCGACGAGTTCCTCAAGAGCAACCCGCCCGACGCGGACCTGCTGGAAATCGAGCGCAAGTACGGGACGACGACGTTCCAGGCGCTCCGCACCATCCCGAAATACTCCGACGACCCGGCGACCGAGAAGAAGATCCGGGCCAACATCGAGGAGCTTAACAAGCGCGCACAGGCGGCGGCCGGGAAACTGCTCTACACCAAGGAGCGCGTTAACAAGTACATCGCCAACCTGGGCAAGACGCCGGAAGAGAAAGAGTTCGCCCAATTGGAACTGAAGCGCACCGGCGACTACGCGATCCCGTACCTGATCGAAGCGATCCGCACCAACCCCGACCCGGACCTGTACTCCGGCATCATCGAGACCATCCCGGTTCTCGAAGCCCCGACGATGGCCGGGTGGGTCGCGGCCCTCGACGGGCTGCCCGCGGACCGTCAGTACGGCATCCTGAGCGCGATGGCCAAGCGCCGTGACGCGCTGAACCTGCTCCAGAACGCCCAGACCGACTTCACGCCGAACCTGTGGCGCATTCTGTCGGGTCCGCGGTCGGCGAGTCCGACGCTGTACGATCTCGCGGAACAACTCGTCAACAAAGTGGTCCCCGGGGCCAAAGCCGACACGAAGCGCCCGGAAGCCGAACTCACCGCGCTGGCCCGCAAGTTCTACGACCGCAAGGCCCGGTTCCTGGGCGTGCGGAACAACTCCGACGGCAGTTCGCCCCGCGTGCCCGTTTGGGTCACCGTCGACCGCGGCGGGTTGATCTCGATCACGCGGTTGGACGTCCCGGTCAGTCAGGCGGAAGAGTATTACGGCCTGCGTTACGCGCGCTGGGTGCTGGACACAAAACCCGACTACGAACCGGCTCAAGCACTGATCCTGGCTCTCGCATCCGAACGAGCGGTAGAACGCGCACGCGGCGGGAACCTCGCGGTGACCGAACCCACTGCGTACAAGTTGCTCGCCGACGCGCCGTCGTCGTTGCTGACGGAACTTCTGACGCGCGGGCTTAACGAAAAGCGCACCGCGCTCGTGCTCGCGACGGTCCAAGCACTGGGCGACCGCGCCGACCGCGAAGCGGCCACACCGCCCGCGGGAACGGCGGGCAAGCCGTCGCTCCTCGTGCGGGCGCTGAGCTACCCCGACCACGCGGTCCAGTTCGCCGCGGCCACCGCCCTGCTCCGCTCGCCGGTCCCGGTCCCCGCGAGCGCGAAGCCCGCGATTGTGGAAGCCCTGCGGCGCGCGGCCGCAACCGACTCGGGTAAAGTGGGCAGCGCGAAGGGCACCGTGCTGCTGGCCGACCCCAGCAAGTTCCGTGGGGACGCGAACGCGAGCATCCTGTACGGAATGGGCTACGACGTCGAGCAGTTCACCAGCGGGCGCGACCTGCTCCGGCGCGTCGCCCGGGCCTCGGACTTCGACCTGATCTTCATCGATCGCCACACGCCGAACCCGGAACTGATCGACCTGATCTCGCAGCTCACGTCGGACACCCGCACCGCGGCCCGTCCGGTGTTCGTGATCGCGTCCTCGGACAAACCGAAGGCGCCGACGTTCGATCAGCTCCTGGTCCGCACGGGCGCCATTATCGCCGCGACCGGGAACGCCACCATCTCGCTGCCGCCCGCTTACATACCCGATCCACAACACTCGCCGGACGAACAAAACCGCCGACTCCAAGAGGTCCAGAGGGCGCGGGAGCAGGTCGTCTACCGAGCGGCGGCGGAACGTGCCCAGCGGCTCCACCGCATCGTCGACACGCTCTCGCTGACGCTCAACGAGAACCAGAAGCTGCTGCTGGACCTCCGCATTCAGCTCATGACCTATTCGATCCTGGCCGCCGAGATTCCGGTCTGGGCCGGGGCCATTCCGGAAATAACCGTGGCCGCCTCACAAATTGCGGCCGCGGAAATCGCCCGCCTCCAAAAGCAGATCGCGCTCCAACCGGCGAGTGCGGCCTACGGGACCGCGGTCGCGAGCAGCGACCTGATGAAGCTCCTCGAGCGGTTCGAGCCGGACGTCGCGAAAAACAAAGCCTCCCAGGACCGGTACGACTTCATCCGCTCGCACGTCGATCCGGAAGAACTGGGCATCACCATCGAAACGTTCCGCGACCAAGCCGCTGAAGCCCGGCTCACGCGGATGTTCAAAAGCTACCCCGAAGTGAAGATCATCCCGGAACCGTACTCGAAACTCGGACTCGAATCGGAATTCAAAACGCTTTACGCCGACCCGATGATGATCCCCCGTGACCCGGCGGTGAAGAAGGCGGATGCGCGGACCGCGATCGAGTTCATTCGGCTGATGGCGATCGGCGACCTGCCCGGCTACGAACTCAAAACGACGGAAGGCGAACTCCGGGACGCCGTTGTGCTCAACCCCGATCCGGACATCGCGTCCACGGCGATCGACGCCCTGGAGCGGTTCAAGTCGGCTGCGGCGCAGCAAGCGATCCTGCAACTCGCGACCAAGAAGATCGGCGCGCCGCCGGTGTCTCTGCGCCGCAAAGCGGCCGACGCGGTGATTCGCCACATCCGCGCGAACGGGAAAGCGGTGACGCCCGAACTGGTGAATGAGGTCGTCGAGCAATCGACCCCGGAAGCTACCCCGGACGCCGAACTGCGGGCCAAGTTCCTGACGCTCAAGGGTATGCTCGCGTTCAAGGCGGGCGACTTCACCAGCCAACTGAAGGGCTACAGCCCGCCGATCGTTCCCCCGGAACCGAAGAAAGAAGCTGAGAAGAAAGAGCCGGAGCAAAAGGAACCGGAAAAGAAAGAACCGGAACAAAAAGACCCGCCCCCGCCCGAGTGA
- a CDS encoding 3-keto-disaccharide hydrolase, with protein sequence MSRLALASLALVAFAAPGARCEDNKPPAGFTALFNGKNLDGWQGNVDMNQRRTLPKEKQDELLKQRTKSALEHWTIKDGVIACTGKGGISLQTAADYGDFELMVDWKIEKRGDSGIYLRGQPQVQIWDSDNLDASLKADAGLGSGGLWNNSPVDSKGQKPLKKADKPVGEWNTFHITMIGEEVTVKLNGELVVDKVKLQNFWEKGKPLPVRGPIELQFHDHPLWFKNIYIKELGK encoded by the coding sequence ATGTCCCGCCTCGCACTCGCCTCTCTCGCGCTCGTCGCGTTCGCGGCCCCCGGCGCTCGCTGCGAAGACAACAAGCCGCCCGCGGGCTTCACGGCCCTCTTCAACGGTAAGAACCTCGACGGGTGGCAGGGCAACGTCGACATGAATCAGCGCCGCACGCTGCCGAAGGAGAAACAGGACGAGCTCCTGAAGCAGCGCACGAAGTCGGCACTGGAGCACTGGACCATCAAGGACGGTGTGATCGCGTGTACCGGAAAGGGGGGCATCAGCCTCCAGACCGCAGCGGACTACGGCGACTTCGAGCTGATGGTGGACTGGAAGATCGAAAAGCGCGGCGACAGCGGCATCTACCTGCGCGGGCAACCGCAGGTCCAAATCTGGGACTCGGACAACCTCGACGCGAGCCTGAAGGCGGACGCGGGTCTGGGATCGGGCGGGTTGTGGAACAACAGCCCGGTCGATTCCAAAGGGCAGAAGCCGCTGAAGAAGGCCGACAAGCCGGTCGGCGAGTGGAACACGTTCCACATCACGATGATCGGCGAAGAGGTGACGGTGAAACTGAACGGCGAACTCGTGGTCGATAAGGTGAAGCTCCAGAACTTCTGGGAGAAGGGCAAGCCGCTCCCAGTAAGGGGGCCGATCGAGCTCCAGTTCCACGACCACCCGCTCTGGTTCAAGAACATCTACATCAAGGAATTGGGAAAGTAA
- a CDS encoding ISAs1 family transposase, which yields MSIPLLAVFADVPDPRRETKNKLHELVDILTLATCAVIAGADGWDQVAAFGRAKQTLFAPYLRLPHGVPSPDTFERVFAKLDPDAFADRFGRWMAAACESTGLVHVAIDGKSARRSTKNTFTGCLHLVEAWAVENRLILGQRSVPEGGHEITTAPDLLGALDLTGAVVTVDAAFCQKELVSQIRTQGGHYVVCVKGNQKGLRGAVAEVFARAGEDAFAGCDMGSAVEDGHGREEERYVTVVEDPEGLPSGWADVGAVALVCRERVVNGKPNESTAHYYLTSLRIGAVELAGYIRNHWGIENGLHWCLDIAFREDDSRARAGHAGANLGMIRRVALSLLQRADTKGSIRTRRMKAAWDDQYLLKVLKILTTK from the coding sequence ATGAGTATTCCGCTGCTGGCGGTGTTTGCGGATGTGCCAGACCCGCGCCGCGAAACGAAGAACAAGTTGCATGAGCTGGTGGATATCCTCACGTTGGCCACGTGTGCGGTGATCGCCGGGGCCGACGGGTGGGACCAGGTGGCCGCGTTCGGTCGGGCCAAGCAAACGTTGTTCGCCCCGTACCTGCGGTTGCCCCACGGGGTTCCGAGCCCGGACACGTTCGAGCGCGTGTTCGCCAAGCTGGACCCGGACGCGTTCGCGGACCGGTTCGGGCGCTGGATGGCAGCCGCATGCGAGAGTACCGGCCTGGTGCACGTGGCGATCGATGGTAAGAGCGCCCGGCGGTCCACCAAGAACACGTTCACCGGGTGCTTGCATCTGGTCGAGGCGTGGGCCGTGGAGAACCGGTTGATCCTGGGCCAGCGGTCCGTGCCCGAGGGCGGACACGAGATCACCACGGCCCCAGATCTGTTGGGCGCCCTGGATCTGACGGGCGCGGTGGTGACCGTCGACGCGGCCTTTTGCCAGAAGGAGTTGGTGTCCCAGATCCGCACCCAGGGCGGGCATTACGTGGTGTGCGTGAAGGGGAACCAGAAGGGGTTGCGCGGCGCGGTGGCGGAGGTGTTCGCGCGGGCCGGGGAGGACGCGTTCGCCGGGTGTGACATGGGGTCCGCGGTCGAGGACGGGCACGGGCGCGAGGAAGAGCGGTACGTGACGGTGGTTGAAGATCCGGAAGGGCTACCGAGCGGGTGGGCCGATGTTGGGGCCGTGGCCCTGGTGTGCCGGGAGCGGGTGGTGAACGGGAAGCCGAATGAGAGCACCGCCCATTACTACCTCACCAGCTTGCGGATCGGGGCGGTCGAGCTGGCGGGGTACATCCGCAACCATTGGGGCATTGAGAACGGGCTCCATTGGTGTCTGGACATCGCGTTCCGGGAAGACGACAGCCGGGCTCGGGCCGGACACGCCGGGGCCAACCTGGGCATGATTCGCCGGGTTGCCCTGTCCCTGCTCCAGCGGGCGGACACCAAGGGCAGCATTCGTACTCGACGCATGAAGGCCGCCTGGGACGATCAATACCTGCTCAAAGTGCTTAAGATTCTGACGACTAAATGA